In Silene latifolia isolate original U9 population chromosome 3, ASM4854445v1, whole genome shotgun sequence, a single window of DNA contains:
- the LOC141647283 gene encoding uncharacterized protein LOC141647283 isoform X2: MDRLRPRVDRQKSMERDRDRDSPIGSPVSMSPLHRHARSSSGVGAFKKQQNVAAKAAVQRLAQVMAQGGDSDDEDEDDLLVDYNPTGSLGLAAGRSARPRSRSPSKVIRPAASDQPVSLRTPMSSRPSFSGMTNKQQSSRPTSSTRLSPSPIKTKEQTESTDSSEVSEIVETRSSLTSRPSLSVRTEGPSSARSNAALRLNVSMAPNEQPPSARSATAGRSPMSVTSSEVNLSGRSPMPSISAEQPPSARSTAVGRPSGPAGMKTLPIVPPAVTISLKQQIPSSPAAGARSCKRMSLDMGSMRIRESKEPTSQVSSTALQDEVDMLQEENDDLLDKLRLAEERLQETEARAKQLERQVANLGEGVSMEARLLNRKEAVLQQREAALRVASQTHGGTMGEIATLRMEAEAARDEATSALDQLQETESELRSLRSMVQRLILTQEEMEEVVLKRCWLARYWGLCVQYGIYPDIAGAKHEYWSSFAPLPVEIVIEAGQKAKEDKHSVNDDVDNMEKARDASDFSGEGSAESMLIVEKGLRELAVLKVEDAVRLAMAQQRRRSALKPSMTEDLRSPSQKYVESFELSQEEAEDVQFKQAWLIYFWRRARNHGVELDIAEERLCFWISHSARATTSHDAVDVERGLLELRKLGLETQLWEETRRWTEHDTQSRRQTDF; this comes from the exons ATGGATCGGTTAAGGCCAAGGGTTGATAGGCAGAAAAGCATGGAGAGGGACAGAGACAGGGACAGCCCAATTGGGTCCCCTGTCTCAATGTCTCCATTGCACCGACACGCGAGGTCGTCTTCCGGTGTGGGGGCGTTTAAGAAGCAGCAGAATGTCGCGGCTAAGGCCGCTGTTCAGAGGCTTGCACAAGTTATGGCTCAAGGAGGGGAtagtgatgatgaagatgaggatGACCTTTTAGTTGATTATAATCCTACGGGTTCTCTTGGTTTGGCTGCTGGAAGGTCTGCTAGGCCGAGATCGAGATCTCCCAGTAAG GTAATCCGTCCAGCTGCCAGTGATCAACCTGTATCATTGCGTACTCCAATGAGTTCTCGGCCATCTTTCTCTGGCATGACCAACAAACAACAGTCATCTAGACCTACTTCATCAACTCGATTATCTCCATCACCAATCAAGACCAAGGAACAGACAGAATCTACTGATTCCTCGGAAGTGTCAGAAATTGTGGAGACTCGTAGTTCATTGACTTCCCGTCCATCTTTGTCAGTTAGAACTGAAGGACCATCTTCAGCTCGATCTAATGCAGCATTGCGGTTAAATGTGTCCATGGCTCCTAACGAGCAGCCGCCATCAGCTCGTTCTGCAACAGCTGGAAGATCTCCTATGTCCGTGACTTCTTCTGAGGTGAATCTAAGTGGTCGATCTCCAATGCCCTCCATTTCTGCTGAACAGCCTCCATCAGCTCGTTCTACAGCAGTCGGTCGTCCTTCAGGACCTGCAGGGATGAAAACACTTCCAATTGTACCCCCTGCAGTTACCATATCTCTAAAGCAACAGATTCCCTCAAGTCCAGCAGCCGGTGCACGAAGCTGTAAGAG GATGTCACTGGATATGGGGAGTATGAGAATAAGAGAGTCTAAAGAACCTACCAGTCAAGTTTCTTCTACAGCCTTACAAGATGAG GTTGACATGCTACAAGAGGAAAATGATGATCTTCTTGATAAG CTTCGGCTTGCAGAGGAACGTCTTCAAGAGACTGAAGCAAGAGCCAAGCAGCTTGAAAGACAG GTTGCTAATCTTGGAGAAGGCGTGTCAATGGAAGCTCGACTTTTAAACAG GAAAGAGGCAGTGTTGCAGCAAAGAGAG GCTGCGTTAAGGGTTGCTTCACAAACACATGGCGGCACAATGGGTGAGATTGCAACACTCAGAATGGAAGCTGAG GCTGCTAGGGATGAGGCAACTTCTGCGTTGGACCAACTTCAGGAGACTGAGTCTGAATTAAGATCTCTCCGTTCAATGGTTCAGAGATTAATCCTGACTCAAGAAGAAATG GAGGAGGTGGTACTTAAGAGGTGCTGGCTAGCTCGATACTGGGGGTTATGTGTTCAATATG GTATATATCCGGATATTGCTGGAGCTAAGCATGAATACTGGTCATCTTTTGCTCCACTTCCTGTTGAAATTGTTATCGAGGCGGGGCAGAAAGCAAAGGAAGACAAACATTCAG TGAATGATGATGTAGACAATATGGAAAAGGCCCGTGATGCCAGTGACTTTTCAGGAGAGGGCAGTGCAGAGAGCATGCTTATAGTAGAGAAAGGTTTAAGGGAACTTGCAGTGCTTAAG GTGGAAGATGCTGTTAGGCTTGCCATGGCTCAACAAAGACGGAGAAGTGCGCTGAAACCTTCTATGACAG AGGACTTGCGATCTCCTAGTCAAAAATATGTAGAGTCTTTTG AACTGAGCCAAGAGGAGGCTGAAGATGTACAGTTTAAGCAG GCTTGGCTTATTTATTTCTGGAGACGAGCTAGAAACCATGGTGTTGAACTAGACATTGCAGAAGAGCGCCTGTGCTTTTGGATCAGTCATAGTGCACGAGCAACTACCTCTCATGATGCTGTTGATG TTGAGCGAGGCCTACTGGAGCTCAGGAAGTTGGGATTAGAAACTCAGTTATGGGAAGAAACCCGGCGATGGACTGAACATGACACTCAAAGTAGAAGACAAACAGACTTTTGA
- the LOC141647283 gene encoding uncharacterized protein LOC141647283 isoform X1, translating to MHRPQAVALSLALSGMDRLRPRVDRQKSMERDRDRDSPIGSPVSMSPLHRHARSSSGVGAFKKQQNVAAKAAVQRLAQVMAQGGDSDDEDEDDLLVDYNPTGSLGLAAGRSARPRSRSPSKVIRPAASDQPVSLRTPMSSRPSFSGMTNKQQSSRPTSSTRLSPSPIKTKEQTESTDSSEVSEIVETRSSLTSRPSLSVRTEGPSSARSNAALRLNVSMAPNEQPPSARSATAGRSPMSVTSSEVNLSGRSPMPSISAEQPPSARSTAVGRPSGPAGMKTLPIVPPAVTISLKQQIPSSPAAGARSCKRMSLDMGSMRIRESKEPTSQVSSTALQDEVDMLQEENDDLLDKLRLAEERLQETEARAKQLERQVANLGEGVSMEARLLNRKEAVLQQREAALRVASQTHGGTMGEIATLRMEAEAARDEATSALDQLQETESELRSLRSMVQRLILTQEEMEEVVLKRCWLARYWGLCVQYGIYPDIAGAKHEYWSSFAPLPVEIVIEAGQKAKEDKHSVNDDVDNMEKARDASDFSGEGSAESMLIVEKGLRELAVLKVEDAVRLAMAQQRRRSALKPSMTEDLRSPSQKYVESFELSQEEAEDVQFKQAWLIYFWRRARNHGVELDIAEERLCFWISHSARATTSHDAVDVERGLLELRKLGLETQLWEETRRWTEHDTQSRRQTDF from the exons GTATGGATCGGTTAAGGCCAAGGGTTGATAGGCAGAAAAGCATGGAGAGGGACAGAGACAGGGACAGCCCAATTGGGTCCCCTGTCTCAATGTCTCCATTGCACCGACACGCGAGGTCGTCTTCCGGTGTGGGGGCGTTTAAGAAGCAGCAGAATGTCGCGGCTAAGGCCGCTGTTCAGAGGCTTGCACAAGTTATGGCTCAAGGAGGGGAtagtgatgatgaagatgaggatGACCTTTTAGTTGATTATAATCCTACGGGTTCTCTTGGTTTGGCTGCTGGAAGGTCTGCTAGGCCGAGATCGAGATCTCCCAGTAAG GTAATCCGTCCAGCTGCCAGTGATCAACCTGTATCATTGCGTACTCCAATGAGTTCTCGGCCATCTTTCTCTGGCATGACCAACAAACAACAGTCATCTAGACCTACTTCATCAACTCGATTATCTCCATCACCAATCAAGACCAAGGAACAGACAGAATCTACTGATTCCTCGGAAGTGTCAGAAATTGTGGAGACTCGTAGTTCATTGACTTCCCGTCCATCTTTGTCAGTTAGAACTGAAGGACCATCTTCAGCTCGATCTAATGCAGCATTGCGGTTAAATGTGTCCATGGCTCCTAACGAGCAGCCGCCATCAGCTCGTTCTGCAACAGCTGGAAGATCTCCTATGTCCGTGACTTCTTCTGAGGTGAATCTAAGTGGTCGATCTCCAATGCCCTCCATTTCTGCTGAACAGCCTCCATCAGCTCGTTCTACAGCAGTCGGTCGTCCTTCAGGACCTGCAGGGATGAAAACACTTCCAATTGTACCCCCTGCAGTTACCATATCTCTAAAGCAACAGATTCCCTCAAGTCCAGCAGCCGGTGCACGAAGCTGTAAGAG GATGTCACTGGATATGGGGAGTATGAGAATAAGAGAGTCTAAAGAACCTACCAGTCAAGTTTCTTCTACAGCCTTACAAGATGAG GTTGACATGCTACAAGAGGAAAATGATGATCTTCTTGATAAG CTTCGGCTTGCAGAGGAACGTCTTCAAGAGACTGAAGCAAGAGCCAAGCAGCTTGAAAGACAG GTTGCTAATCTTGGAGAAGGCGTGTCAATGGAAGCTCGACTTTTAAACAG GAAAGAGGCAGTGTTGCAGCAAAGAGAG GCTGCGTTAAGGGTTGCTTCACAAACACATGGCGGCACAATGGGTGAGATTGCAACACTCAGAATGGAAGCTGAG GCTGCTAGGGATGAGGCAACTTCTGCGTTGGACCAACTTCAGGAGACTGAGTCTGAATTAAGATCTCTCCGTTCAATGGTTCAGAGATTAATCCTGACTCAAGAAGAAATG GAGGAGGTGGTACTTAAGAGGTGCTGGCTAGCTCGATACTGGGGGTTATGTGTTCAATATG GTATATATCCGGATATTGCTGGAGCTAAGCATGAATACTGGTCATCTTTTGCTCCACTTCCTGTTGAAATTGTTATCGAGGCGGGGCAGAAAGCAAAGGAAGACAAACATTCAG TGAATGATGATGTAGACAATATGGAAAAGGCCCGTGATGCCAGTGACTTTTCAGGAGAGGGCAGTGCAGAGAGCATGCTTATAGTAGAGAAAGGTTTAAGGGAACTTGCAGTGCTTAAG GTGGAAGATGCTGTTAGGCTTGCCATGGCTCAACAAAGACGGAGAAGTGCGCTGAAACCTTCTATGACAG AGGACTTGCGATCTCCTAGTCAAAAATATGTAGAGTCTTTTG AACTGAGCCAAGAGGAGGCTGAAGATGTACAGTTTAAGCAG GCTTGGCTTATTTATTTCTGGAGACGAGCTAGAAACCATGGTGTTGAACTAGACATTGCAGAAGAGCGCCTGTGCTTTTGGATCAGTCATAGTGCACGAGCAACTACCTCTCATGATGCTGTTGATG TTGAGCGAGGCCTACTGGAGCTCAGGAAGTTGGGATTAGAAACTCAGTTATGGGAAGAAACCCGGCGATGGACTGAACATGACACTCAAAGTAGAAGACAAACAGACTTTTGA
- the LOC141647284 gene encoding superoxide dismutase [Cu-Zn], with translation MGKAVVVLNSSEGVKGTVHFTQEGDGPTTVTGNISGLKPGLHGFHVHALGDTTNGCMSTGPHFNPAGKEHGAPEDEVRHAGDLGNITAGDDGTATFTITDCQIPLSGPHSIVGRAVVVHADPDDLGRGGHELSKTTGNAGGRIACGIIGLQG, from the exons ATGGGAAAGGCTGTCGTTGTTTTGAACAGCAGCGAGGGTGTCAAAGGAACTGTCCACTTCACTCAAGAAGGAGATG GTCCAACAACTGTGACTGGAAATATCTCGGGTCTCAAGCCTGGTCTTCATGGATTCCATGTCCATGCCCTTGGTGACACCACAAATGGATGCATGTCTACTG GACCACACTTTAACCCTGCTGGGAAAGAGCATGGTGCTCCAGAAGATGAAGTTCGCCATGCTGGTGACCTTGGAAACATCACAGCTGGGGATGATG GTACTGCAACCTTCACAATCACCGACTGTCAG ATTCCTCTTTCTGGACCACACTCTATTGTGGGAAGGGCTGTTGTTGTCCATGCTGATCCCGATGACCTTGGAAGgg gGGGTCATGAGCTCAGCAAGACCACCGGTAATGCTGGAGGAAGAATTGCTTGCG GTATTATCGGTCTTCAAGGCTAA